One Nicotiana tomentosiformis chromosome 1, ASM39032v3, whole genome shotgun sequence genomic window, GGTTCCTCCACCTGGCATTCCGATTCCACCTCAAGCCCCAGCTTACGgctctggtatttctgatggggatcttaggggatctATTCAGATgctggctcagatagtggcttctcaggcccaaaggtcgaatgttgcacccacatcctctagccaacaaggggattctagcAGTTCCAAGGTGAACAGGTTACGTcggttggatcctccggtgttcacgggtgctaattCTGAGGAGGACCCacatgacttcattgatgagatgcataagactctccgggttatgtgAACTACTGAGACGGGGGGAGTGGAGTTGGctgcctaccgcctgaaaggggtggtaTATTCTTgctttgagctgtgggaggactctcgggaggagcggagccctccagcgagatggAATGAGTTCGCTGgtgcctttatagaccattttTTGCCTGTCGAGACTAGGTAAACCtgtgccgcagagtttgagaatcataagcaagggagtaggaatgtgtgggagtatcacatggagttcacaTGCCTGTCAAAGTAttctattcacatgttgcctactatggaggctagagtgcgccggtttgtgcagggccttagcccattggttatcaatgaggctattatagctgccttgaattcagacaTGAACTATGGTAAAATAGGGAGCGAGAGGGTActagcaaggcccggtccgcgggcaactttggggagtcatttggtgggggggagatcagcttttaggggagggtcatcagggccaaccCAGTCTCATGCTCAGTCTTCAACCACTGCACCGCCAACGGGGCATAGTCAGCAGCAGAAGGGTcacttcaggcccaatcagggtagCAAGGGACCCTATAATCAGGGccaatcaggagggagattcccaCAACAGCGGAGGCCCCTATGCTCCAGGTGTGGGAAGAGGCACTCGTGGATTTCCaacatggacttacctatatgttatAGGTGCgtattgaggggtcatattcagagggagtgctGGCAGGGGCATAGCAGATCCATCCAGTCCTGCAGCTGGTACATCTTCAGCAGCCCCTCCTGCTCGAGGCCCTCCTGCaccagcagggcgtggtgcagctaggggtggtgcgcagagttcaggaggacccagtcgattctatgctatgagtggtcgctagaatgcagaggcttctccagatgttgtcacaggtatattgactgtccaaactcatgatgtatatgctctgaTTGATCtgggttccaccttgtcctatgttaccccttatgttactacggaatttgggatagaacaaGAACAGCTTCCTGAGTCGTTCTCTGtgtctactccggttggcgagtctattgtggccgcccgagtttataggggttgtgttgtcatgGTGTGTGGTCGGGACATCGTGGCCAATCTCCTTGAAttgggatggtcgattttgatgtaattatgggaatggattggctttattcatgttttcctaagctcgactgccgaactagaactgtgagggttgaatttcctaatgagccAATTGTTGAATGGAAGGGGAGTAATGTAATGCCAAAAGGTagatttatttcttaccttaaggccacaaagacgatcaacaaggggtgtatttaccatttggtctgagttacggacaccactgctgaAGCACCTACACTCGAATCTGTGCCAGATGTGAATGAATTTCTAGAGGTCTTTCCttatgagctccctgggattccgccagacagggagattgattttggaattgatgTGATTCCAGGCACGCAatctatatctattccgccctacagaatggcaccaatAGAGTTGAAGGAAccaaaggaacaattgaaggatttgttagagaagggtttcatccaaCTGAGTGTGTCGCCGTGGGAAACATtggttctctttgtgaggaagaaagatggactACCGGCagttcaacaaagtcacaatcaaaaacaaatacccactaccaagaatagatgatttgtttgattagttatagggtgctagatacttctccaaaattgatttacgattcgggtatcaccaattgaagatcagggagcaggatattccgaaaacagctttcaaaaccctgtatgggcactttgaaattctggtaatgtcttttgggctaacaaatgccacGGCAACTTTTATGGATCTtttgaatcgggttttcaagccttttctcgactcctttgtgatagtgttcattgacgatattcttgtgtattcacgaggtcgggaggaccatgccgatcatctcaaggCAGTGTtgtagactcttcatcagcaccaattgtatgcaaaattttcaaagtgtaaattttggctcgaatccgtcacattcttgggtcatgttgtctcaagagaaggaatcaaggttgatcctcaaaagatttcagcagtaaagaattggcctagacctacaacgcccaccgaaattcgtagtttcttgggcttagcagggtattacaggaagtttgtggaggggttctctactcttgcctctccgttgactaaattgactgagaaagcagttaagttccaatggcccgatgcttgtgaaaggagcttccaggagttgaaatcgagattgactacaaCGCTGGTGTTGACCTTGCCAGAGGGTACATATGAATTTGTGATATATGGTTAtacttcaagaattgggcttgggtatgTGTTAATGCAACACTGCAAAGTAATAGCAtgtgcttctaggcaactcaagaatcatgaaaagaattatccaacacgacttagaacttgcagcggtggtttttgcattgaaactttggcgtcactatttgtatggggtccatgtggatgtattcacggaccacaagagtcttcaatatattttcaaacaaaaggagctgaatctgaggaagagaagatggcttgagttactcaaggattacgacatcgatattttatatcacccggggaaatcCAATATTGTGGTAGATGCTCtgagccggaaatctatgggtagtttagcacacttggaggtatatcaaaggccattggccaaggaagtctaTCTATTGGCTAGTTTGGAAGTTCGTCTTagggactctaatgaaggaggggtaattgtgtaaaatagggctgaatcatcgcttgtcgTGGAAgccaaagagaagcaatacaacaatccatttttggtgcaattgaaggaggggattcaaaagcATAAAACTACGGCTTTTGCTCTTAGCGTGGATGAtgcactaaggtaccaagggtggcTATGTATTCTGAATGTAGATGGTCTCTGGGAAATAATCATGACCGAAGCTCAtgcttctaggtatttcgtgaATCCAGGTTTTACGAAGATGTATCACTATttcaaggaagtctattgatggaatgacatgaaaaggaatgtggcagaatttgtggcaaggtgtccaaattgtcagcaagtgaaggccgaacatcaccGGCctagtgggttggcacaaaacataaaatttccaatgtggaagtgaaaaatgattaatatggactttgtgataGGATTACCTCGCAATCTGgccatagagtttgcttataacaacaactttcatgcaagTATCCAGATGGAACCATTTGATgtattatatggtaggagatgtagatctcccattgggtggttcgagattggggaagcagagttgatagggccagaccttgtacatcaggttatggaaaaagttaagatcataaaggagcggttgaaaactgctcagagttttcataaaatcctattcggatgttcgtcggagagacttagagttcaaagaagattattgggtattcttgaaggtttcccccatgaagggtattatgcggtttgggaaaaaggggaaactaagtccgaggtatgtcgggccatacAAAATCATCCAGAGGATTGGTCTGGTGGCGTAcaaacttgagctaccacccgagatgtctatgttgaaaaaggtagttggagatccgtcagctattatgtcggttgagaccattgaggttaatgaagaattgtcatatgaaaagattccagttgccattcttgatagacaagtccgaaagttgaggaataaagaaattgccttcgtgaaagtattatggcaaaaccaaccagttgaagaggccacgtgggaggccgagaaagaagtgaagaagaagtatccttacttatttgaatagctgtgtaatccttttATGAACTTGTcatctatgaattttgtatcatttattcagttaatgtaaaggtgttccttttttaTTATATGTTGTTTATATGAGGCCAttgttggtgttgttatgagttatgttacatcatTGGATTCTGTATATGTTAGTAAGATGTGTTTTTGGGGCTCTTTGAcaagtggataggcccagttacaggggaaactctggcaaaagttttggaaatttagggagttagtcaaatttgggactgttggtgtgtggtatgaaaaccgagttgcataagatgctaataacagatttgtttaccctcattcaaggacgaatgatcctaatgGGAGagattgtaaggccccgtaaaattttgcaaaagaaaaaataatgtttcttagtgccgaattggttttacgtgttgcgtattatagaaattctttgcggcgagcttgctcgtcACTGTTcaaaccttttgggttgaacaatgcactggatagtaaaggaaaatgtttggtaGTGAAATGCGtatctgcggtccattatgcgaccgcagaatcactctacggaccgcataatggccgcagagtaagGCAGTTAATTTTTCCACTTGGCCGTATTCCATAGTTCCCACTTCCAGAATTTCATtcaggattgtatgaatgagattcctactgtataattaatgaaatcatgtcttttcttaatcatgggttaattgggtagaaagtatctaacaggcttgctcggccgggttcagtcggttgagtgccggtcgtgcttcccgagtttggggtgtgataggaggctcccatgccctaagtgtgggaggatgcactttgggtcctactttatggacctacctatatgctatgggtgtggtgtgaggggtcacattcagagaaaTTGCCGCTCGTCCCGCCAAAACATGGGCAGAGGTGTGGCGCAACTAGCTAATTTTGCAGCTACTTCATCCacagcacctccagctcgaggcaccccagcacccacagggcatggtgcagctaggggtggtgcacaaaaattcgggaggacccagtagattttatgctatgcgaaGGAGTCTGGAATCAGAGAATTCTCCAgatattgtcacaggtatattatcTGTCCATTCCCacgatgtatatgctcttattaatcctggttccactttgtcagatgtcactccttatgttgccaTGGAATTTGGTATAGAACCGGgatagcttcatgagccgttctctgtatctactccggttggtgagtctattttggccgcgcgattttatagggattgtgttatcACGTTGTGTGGTCCTGACACCGTGgctgatcttattgaattgaaaATGGTCGATTTtaatgtgataatggggatggattggctttattcatgttttgccacgcttgattgtcgaaccataactattaggttcgaatttccaaatgagccagttattgagtggaagggtgatgatgtagtgccgaatggtaggtttatttcttatcttaaggccacgaaaatgattaaaaaggggtgtatttaccatttggtccaggttacggacaccgatgctgaggcacctacgcttgagtccgtgcctgttgtgaatgaatttccgagaGTCTTtctggatgaactccctgggatcctactagacagggagattgattttgggtttGATGTGacgccagacacgcatcctatatctgttccaccctacagaatggcaccgacagaattgaaagagctaaaggaacaattgagagatatGTTAGAAAGGGGttttatccggccgagtgtgttgccttggggcgcaccagtcTATTTCGTAAGGAAGAAAGATATGTCActgtgaatgtgtattgattattggcagcttaacaaggtcacaatcaagaataagcacccactgccaaggatagatgacttatttgaccaattgcaaggtgctaagtacttctccaaaattgatttacgatccgggtatcaccaattgaagatcagggagcaggatgttccgaaaatagcttttagaacccggtatgggcatttagAATTTtcggtgatgtcttttgggctaacaaatgccccagcagctttcatggatcttatgaatcacgTTTTCAAACCTTTACTCGACTCATtcatgatagtgtttattgacgatattcttgtttattaacagagtcgggaggaccatgctgatcatctcaagatagttctacaaaccctatatcagcatgagttatatgcaaaattttcgaacTGTGAATTTTGggttgaatctgttacattcttgggtcatgtattctctagtgaaggaattatggttgatcctcaaaagattgcggcTGTGAGGAATTGGCTGAGGCCTACAACTtcaatagagattcgcagtttcttaggtcTAGCTGGGTATTATAGAAGATTCGTGGGGGCTTTCTACCCTTTCCTATCCGTTGactaaattaacccaaaaggtAGTTAAATTcaaatggtcagatgcttgtgaaagaagtttctaggaattgaaagcaagattgactacgacaccggtgttgaccttaccaAAGGGTggagatggatttgtggtatattgtgatgcttccagaattgggcttgggtatgtattaatgcaacatggcaaggtgatagcttatgcttctatgcaactcaagaatcatgaaaagaactatccaacacatgacttagaacttgcggcggtggtatttgcattgaaatttggcgtcattatttatatgggatccatgttgatatattcacggaccataagagccttcaatatatttttaagcagaaggaattgaatatgAGGCAAAGGAGATGGCTTGAGCTACTCAatgattacgacatcgatatcttCTATCACCCGGGAAAaaccaatgttgtggcagatgctcttagccataaatctatgggtagtttggctcacttggaggcatatcaaaggccattggccatggaagttcactgattggctagtttaggagttcgtcttgcggactctaatgaaggaggggcaattatgcaaaatagggccgaatcatcacttgttgtggaagtcaaggagaagcaatacaacgatccattgttgccaCAATTGAAAGAgcggattcataaacataagaccatggccttttctcttggcatgggtgatggtacactaaggtaccaagggcgtctatgtgttccaagTGTAGATGATCTCctggaaagaatcatgaccgaggctcacacttccaggtattccatgtacccaggttctacgaagatgtatcacgatcttaaggaagtctattggtggaatgccatgaaaaggaatgtggcggactttgtggaaaGGTGTccgaattatcagcaagtgaaggccaaacatcaacggcctggtgggttggcacaaaacataaaaattctaatgtggaagtgagaaatgattaatatggattttgtggtagaaTTACCAcgcactcctcgtaagtttgactcgatttgggtgattgtggatcgactcacaaaataaGCACACTTTTtgcctgttaaggctaccgacacagcggaacagtatgctctgTGGTATATCAAGggaatagtcaggttgcatggcactccagtttctatcatttccgatcgaggggctcagttcacggtgaatctttggaagacatttcagcaacgtctgggtactcaggtgaatcttagtacaaccctTCACcctcagactgacgggcaggcagagctgactattcagacacttggggatatgttgcgtgcttgcattctagacttcaaaggtagctggggtaaccatttaccactcatagaatttccctacaacaatagttatcaggctagcattcagatggcaccgtttgaggctttatatggaaggagatgtagatctcccattgtgttgttcgaaattggggaagcagagttgatagggccagacctcgtgcatcaagctatgaaaaaagttaagatcattaaggagcggttaaagactactcagagtcgtcagaagtcctactcggatgttcgtcgtagggatttggagttcaaagaagatgattatgtatttttgaaggtttcccccatgaagggtgtaatgtgatttggtaataaagggaaattgagtccgaggtatgttggaccgtatagaatcattcagaggatcggtgaagtggcgtacaagcttgagctaccacctgagatgtcattagtgtaCCCGGTGTTTtatgtatctatgttgaagaaagttgttggagacccgacacttattattccggttgagaccattgaggttaatgaagaactgtcgtatgaagaaattccagttgccattcttgatagtcTACTTGGGAGGCTAAAGAAGAGATGAAAaggaagtatccttacttgtttgtataATCTATGTAACCTTTCTATAAAATTGTTACCTATGGAttcttgtatcacttgttcagtaaTGTAAAGGTGCTTCTTTCTAAATATATTATACGTGAGGCCatggttggtgttgttatgagttatgttacgttattggattatatatatgttttgagggtgtgtttttggggctctctaaccggtggataggcccagttacaagggaaactctggcgaaatatttgaaaatttagggagttagtcaaatttggagttactagtgtgtggtatgaaaactgagttgcataagatgctaataacatattttgaccctcattcgaggacgaatggccttaagtgggggagaatataaggccccgtaaaattttgcaaaagaaaataatgttttgtggtgccgaattgATTTTAAGTGTTGAGGATTATAGATAATCTTGGCGGAGAGCAAGCTCATCGCGGCTcggaatttttgggttgaacaatacactgggggataaaggaaaatatttggcagaaaaatgcgtttctgcggtccattatgcgacaaCAGAATCACTCTGctgaccgcataatggccgcatagtGAGGCAAGAGAGGGGCaattttggatgccattctgcagTCGACTATGCAACTGCAAAACTGTTATGCGGTTCATTATcggaccgcagaataggtatgcgggccgcatagtgaccgcagacctagACAGATTTTTTGCTagctttggacaccaattatgcagCCGGAggttcatttttgagtttttaaaacctgaccctacttcgttaattacacgctttgggccattttttagctaaaatctgacattttagagtgagagagagtgccctagagtgagaaggtgttcctcaataattgttgtTCAATTATTGCTCAAATTGttgaagattaagaagggaaactcactaggtcttcatcctagacgtaagattctacaccctaacccttaattgcgaattttgtctagaaatgggtaattaacaATATAATTTTTGGGTAttagagttgtttattttacatgcatgtgttatcaaagggtgtagaaagattgttgagctaaaaatggtaaagattgggttgtgggatgatggaatcctccataaaaggaccttgaaaccttaatgcacacctagtgtttgataaaatgctcaaatgagctagaaccatgagcatcttcctaattttggttcaattttgttatatttctaaaatagattaaagttgttaagaatttcggaacattttatAGTTTAAGGAAGCTCCGTTGAGGtagttggctaaactcttctttaagaattggaatccccattatccttgtaagttccaagatgttgattacaaatcgagtattccgataagttttgtgataaagatatatgttaaattcatgtttcaaatgcttTTATCATATTGCAATATAAATTGTGgaggtgttccaaactatggattgtgtatctacatgttataatttcaagtcgtgatttatgtggaaattatTATGCAAAGTTGTGGatagattgtgattgtgatacacctccacccatatattttggggtgaggtggcatgaccgctttgtgtaggggttatggtattgtgggattacacctccacccgcatacattggggtgaagcggtacgaccgctttgtgcatagttttggtattgatgttacaacatcacccacatatatatatattggggcgAGGCGGCATAGCCTCTTTATGTaagtattggtattgttgttgcattttcacccgcatacattggggtgaggcggcatagcctctttgtgtaggttcttggtattgtggttatacctccacccgcatacattggggtgaggcggcagggctgcttgagtagagttgtggtattgtgcttacacctccacctgcatacattggatAAGGCGGCGGGACCGCTTTATGTAAATAtgattacagaggatctcatcttaaatcctataaatgttattgatagctcttcataagcttgctctggtttaaacaaTTATCTACATTATTCTATTGAcgccctgattcatcatattcatattgtatttccgaattcttaaattggtgtttggttttcatactagtactattcgacggtactaacgtcccttttgccggtggcgctgcatttttaaatggatgcaggtggttctacaacaggagatattgaccagtgatagcagtacaccttcttcccagctgactcggtgagccctacttcatcccggggtcatgtatcttttgttctttgtgtattatgtttgaggtacagccggggccttattgccggcattatcattgtactcttctttatctatagaggctccgtagacattgtgtgggttgtatattggtgctgggaaagccAAACTCATTATGTTGTGTTTGAGTTACTATTTCCAATTcatattatgaaaaatgtgtgtaaAATTGAGaccttaaaatgaagtaactaatggtaagaaattggtattgcagacatgatcactttattgtttgaataacgaaaacatatattctctttattcatgaatgagttgggtagaagaaaatctaataggcttgctcggtcgggttcagtcggttgagcgctggtcgcgctccccagTTTTGGAGCATGACAGGTCTCAGTCAAATAATAAAATCGGGTGAGGcaggttttaaccgtatacacacATGTTACTTGAGTCAAAGTGGATTTATTATTATGATCTTAAATAATCCCAGAATAAGGGCATGTGGGTGTTCTTGTTAATACAATACGTGGATTGAATTCCTCTTTGCAGCCGCCACCATGTTCCctattttaattaaattaattccccccccccccccccctttttgtTCTAATAAAGTTAACTCCAATAAGCCATACACATAATCAAAGATGTTTCTTTAATAAAGAAAGATCTTGACTCGTCATTTTttccactatcgctgatcaatatATTTACTCCAAATAGTGGCCGATGTTCAACGATGAAACAATTTCGGTGAGAAACTTGTGTTAAACATCGTCCGAATTATACAACACTTGTATATTCTATAAATCCAAGATTAATTCATTGATTTTAATCCCTAAACATAAATCCAAGATTAATTCATTGATTTTAATCCCTAAACTATggtggctttgataccaactgtaaGATAATTAATTCATAGCCATAGCAAAGATTAAAACACAAACATAAACataattgtatacggtcaaaatcgagcaTGCCCTTCatatgactaatcgagactggAACATGATAGATCAAGGTTCAACATCGTGTAATATCAAGCtatgatgcgaagttaggttgcCGAGCTCGTGACCtagagaccgaccaagatcgagatcggccaagattgaGACCGAGCAGAATAGAGACCggtcgagatcggccaagattgaGATCgagaacaatagagactgaggaAGTGCATGATCGACCAAGATCGAAACCGAACTAGAAAACAAAAAGGCGGTATATCCGTAATTTGGGATAGAATTGCGGCGAAAATCCTGCCGCATATCAAGGAGaagccaattaattaatctatcatggaatTATTTCTGTATTTAGAATTATGAATAAAGTAGGACTTTtccactatataaaggggattTTGATCATTTCTAGAACACATTCTGAAGCAATAAAAATAACACATTACCTTCTTTGAAAGCTAGATTATCTTGTTACTTTGTTCTAATATCAGCTAAATCCTTATTTGTTTTTAGGGTCACCGAACACAAGGGTCAGAGCTAATCGATTCATTTGGTTTGCATTTATctcttttataattaattttagtATTGATATATATACATTTTCTCGGTTCGTAataagttatatcacgtatccttagagccacgtataaattcaattattatccatttttcgggtaaacagtttggcgcccaccgtggggctaaggataataattattatttgatacaaatctctgtaaaacacactattttacacttactcttggaagtatctttgattttaggctaaaaatgacgaactctcaattaatgcccctacatatcgacaacgaatctggccactaagatgagaataacaacgtGACACCTGGGGATCGGAGGCCACCCGCTGACCCCATTTGGACTCGGGTCGTggatccaattgacgttaattcacatgtagCCATCGAAGCGAAACAACATTCTGGTCCCGATAAGAGCATTCGTGGTGGAACACGATCTGCGgatcgaaatacccaaaatattagagaagacgggatcagcctgcgtatgatttttgaaatgctgcaagctcaacaggtggcgatagctcagttgcagagccaaacccaggcaccgagaaGGGCTGAGCCCGGATCACCTCAAGAAGTCACCCAC contains:
- the LOC138910061 gene encoding uncharacterized protein, giving the protein MQNRAESSLVVEVKEKQYNDPLLPQLKERIHKHKTMAFSLGMGDGTLRYQGRLCVPSVDDLLERIMTEAHTSRYSMYPGSTKMYHDLKEVYWWNAMKRNVADFVERCPNYQQVKAKHQRPGGLAQNIKILMWK